In Flavobacterium piscisymbiosum, the sequence TTTAAATTAACGATACATCGCTATACATTGAAGGAAGATTTAATTATCAAGCGAAATCCTTCCCCGGAGACCAGCAGTGTGCGCACTTTTTTCTTTTATAATACCAAACAGGATCTTGAAGTAAAATATGAGAATGAGGAAAATATACCATTTTCACAAAAAAATGATGCTTCTATACTGTTATCTACAAATGACCTGAGGACAAAAATACATTTTCCAGCCAACATTAGTATTCAATATGTCGTAGTCGCGATTGCTGCTGATAGACTGCGTGCCATTCTATCTATTGAAAACCCTAATAGCACAATAAAAACTATCACAGCGGAAAATGCTTCATTTCTTTTTTTCGAAAGCCTGGATACTGAAATGCAATTGCTTTTGAAAAATATTGTATCTGTTGATATGAATAACTCTATGAATAATTTCTATGTCCAAATTAAGGTTCAGGAATTAATGTACCTGCTTTTCAGTAAGCTGTCACTTAGGGAGAATACAACTTTTAAAAGTATAAATAGTAATGATGCAGAGAAGCTACTGAATGTTCGCAATGAAATATTGAAAGACCTCAGCACACCGCCTGTTTTGAATCAATTAGCTATTATTGCTTCAATGAGCGAAACTAAACTTAAACAACTCTTTAAGCAGACCTTTGGAGATACAATCTATAATTATTACCAAAAGGCAAGAATGGAAGAAGCTGCTTTTTTGCTAAAACAGGCAAAACATTCCGTTTCGGAGGTTGGTTACGAACTAGGATTTTCTAATCTTAGCCACTTCAGCAGACTGTTCGAGAAGCAGTATGGTATCACACCCAAAAAATTTTCATACACTTCATAAAAATTCTTTTTTATAAGTTTATAACTGTCGGATAGGACTATTTTTGTGTCTTTTCCGGTTATTTTACCTATTTAATAGCTTTTAAATTTGTCCATGTAATTAAGCATGACAAAATGAGAAAGATATTTATCCACATTACTTAAGGCTTCTGAAAATTAATAAAGTTTCTGGTGATAGCACTCATAACCAGAAAGCGGCCTTGTTGACCATTTCGAAAAAATATTTTCCTCAATCATCTTGACTACAGCACATTGTATTCTTTAAAAAAAAGAATACTACACTATTTATTCAATTTATAATTAAAATAATGAAAGCAATCCAATACAGAACTTATGGAAGTTCAGATGTGATCGAACAAGTTGAAGTTCCAATTCCTTCGATGCAAAGTGAAAATGACGTTTTAATCAAGGTTAAGGCAGTAGGTATAAATCCAATAGATATGAAAATACGCATGGGATTTATGAAGCAGATCCGTCCCGTTGAAATGCCCTTTGTACCTGGCGGCGAAGCATCAGGAATAATTGCTGCAGTTGGCGCGGGCGTTACAAAATTTAAGTTAGGTGACGAGGTTATCGCCCTTACAAAGAAAAATTCATATGCGCAATATGTGACTGCGAACGAGAATTTCGTTTTGCTTAAACCTAAGGATTTGTCTTTTGAAGAAGCAGCTTCAATAGGTGTCAGCATAGGCACAGCACAATCTGTTCTATTTTTAGAAGGTAAATTAGAAAAAGGTCAAAAAGTTTTAATCCAGGGCGGTGGCGGCGCTGTTGGCGGCGCCATGGTTCAGATGGCAAAAGCTGCCGGTGCGTATGTTATTGCTACAGCGTCAGGTGAAGGTGTGGCTTTGGCAAAAAAATTAGGTGCCGACGAAGTGATCGATTATAAATTAAATGATATAGCTACTGTAGCTAAAGATATTGATCTGGTAGCAGATACAGCCGGAGGTGATGCTCAGGCAAAGCTTTTTCAGGTTTTAAAGCCAGGAGGCAAGCTACTTAGCATCGCCATACAGCCATCACAGGATCTGGCGGGACAGTATAATGTGATGGCCTATTTTGTAGCTTCGGATATATCACCGGAAAATTTAAAGCAGGGGATTGACCTTATAGAGGCAGGTAAATTTTTACCGATAGTTTCCAAAACATTTAAACTCGAGTACGCAGCAATAGCACAGGATTTTTTAGCAGCCGGAGGGGTGAATGGTAAGGTTGTTCTTTTAGTTGAATAAATAGTAAAATAATAATTTAAAGAGATAAGAATGAATACAAAAAAAGTTATCGTTGCCGGTGCAACAGGATTTTTGGGCAGTCAGATTGTGAAAGAGCTACTGCAGCAGGGAGCAGAAGTTACTGCTATGGTTAGAGCCAGCAGCAATAGAAGTGAACTTACCCAAATAGGAGTTAAAAATTTTGTAGTGGGAGATATGATGGATGCGGCCTCTTTAAGGCAGGCTCTTTTGCCTAAGCATGGTTTTGATATAATAGTTGCCAGCGCAGCAGGTTATACACGTCGTAAAAAAAGTGACAGTGCAGCAACAGATACAATCGGTTATCAAAATCTGGTTGATGCGACCAAGGAAGCTGGCATTCCCCGTTTTGTGCTAATCTCTATTCTTGAATCTGATAAGGCGAGATCGGTACCTCACTTTCACAATAAATACCTGATCGAGCAATATCTTAAAAAGAAAAATCAGCCTTTTATAGCGCTCAGGCCAGGTGCATTCCTTGATCAAACGCCTGATTTTATAATCAATAAAATCAAAAAAGGAATACTCCCAACTTTCCTAAGCGGAAGCTATGGAATTATTTACACACCACAATTGGCCAGATATACAGCTTTGGCTGCAGTTGTTTTATCCAATTCAGAATTGAACACTTCCATAGATGTTGGCTGGGACAGACCAGTAAACGAGCAGATACTGGCAGCAGCATTTTCAAGTGTTCTTAAAAAAGAAATTAAAACTGAGCCGGTTATCCCTGCATTCGTACTGAAATTTGTTCTTCCGTTAGTCGCACGTTTTAATGACAACATTAAAGATATGGTTGAAATGATAAAGTGGATCGATAAAGGTATTTACATAAGCACAAATCCGCAAAAGCAAAAAGAACTTTTCGGCGAGCTGCCAACTCCTGAACAAAGCGTAAGAGAATATTGTCGTGACAAAGGATTAATCTAAAGAAAGATATTTTCAACATGATAAAGTACACTGTACATCTAATATTAAAAAATAATACACTATGAAATTACTAGAAAAGGTAACATTAGGAAAACAAACATTAAAAAATGCAATGGCGATGGCGCCTATGACTCGCAGCAGAGCTAACAGCGCAGGTGTAGTATCAGATCTGACTGTATTGTATTACACACAGCGTGCGAGCGCCGGACTGTTGCTGACCGAGGCTATAAATATTTCAGAGCAGGCTTTGGGCAGTCCACTGACACCAAGCCTCTATAATCAGGAGCAAATCGATGCATGGAAGAAAGTAAACAAGTCAGTTCATGATAACGGAGGAGTAATCTATGCGCAGCTTTGGCATACTGGTCGTGTCGGACATTCAGTGGATAGAGACGGAAAACTTCCTGTAGCACCATCGGCGATTGGAATAAAAGGACAGCAGCATTTCACCTCTCAGGGAATGAAAGATTATGAAACTCCTCAAGAGCTAACAGTATTACAGATCAAAGAGATTGTTAAGGATTATGGTCAGGCTGCCAAAAATGCAATTGAAGCCGGTTTTGATGGTGTTGAACTGCATGCCGCATTTGGATATCTGCCTAATCAATTTTTATCTGAAAGTGCAAACCTTAGAACTGATGAATATGGCGGGAGCGTAGAGAACAGGAACCGTTTTGTGCTGGAAGTAATGCATGAATTAGTTACTGCTATCGGAAGCGATAAAGTTGGTATAAAGCTATCGCCAACTGTCTATTACAATAATATTGAGAATAGCGATCCTGAGGCACAATTCAAGCCATTAATACAGGCTTTGAATGAATTACCGTTGTCATATATTCATCTTATGAATGGGATGTTGCCCCTGGATAATCATCCAAACTATCCTAAAAACGCAGTGGAAACTTTTGGAAGTATAAGCAAACATCTGGTAATTGCAAATGCAGGGTTCAATAAGGAAACCGGGGAGGCAGAACTTGAAAAAGGGATTGCAAAAATAATTGCCTATGGTTCACTATTTCTTGCCAATCCTGATCTGCCAAGAAGATTCGAATTGAATGCAGAGTTCAATCAGCTTGATCACGCGACAATGTACGGTGGAGGTGAGCACGGATATACAGATTATCCGTTACTGAAAGATTGAACCTTAAGCTATCCATTATATGGCTCCCATGAGATAATTTAAAAACAATAAAATCAAAGAGATATTTTATAGAATTGAGCTCACACCTTAAGTAGTGTGGGCTCTTTTGCTTTTGTCGCTTTCATTCAACTAAAGTGATAATAGGATTTCTCTAATAAATAAAATAACTAAAAAAAAGGATTAGTTTGAAGCCAAATTTTACGATTTTATGGTATCAACACTAAATGTTGTGGAGAAACATTAAAAATTTTATATTCCCTAATTATTTTTTAATGCAGAGAACGCAATCCCGATAGCTATCGGGATTCGCAAAGTTCACTAAGATTTAAGTAGTGTTTACACAATCAAAGTCCACAAAGCTTTGTGTCCCGAGGCTTCGGGATGTGTTTTTTCTAAACCTAGTATATTTAAAAAACTTTGCGTTCTCCGTGGTAATTTTTTCTATATCCACAGGTTTTCGTGTTGATCCATTTTATGCTAACTAATAAAGATGTGAAAAATCTACATATTTGTGTATAAAAAAAGAGACAACTATTTACTAGTTGTCTCTT encodes:
- a CDS encoding NADP-dependent oxidoreductase, translating into MKAIQYRTYGSSDVIEQVEVPIPSMQSENDVLIKVKAVGINPIDMKIRMGFMKQIRPVEMPFVPGGEASGIIAAVGAGVTKFKLGDEVIALTKKNSYAQYVTANENFVLLKPKDLSFEEAASIGVSIGTAQSVLFLEGKLEKGQKVLIQGGGGAVGGAMVQMAKAAGAYVIATASGEGVALAKKLGADEVIDYKLNDIATVAKDIDLVADTAGGDAQAKLFQVLKPGGKLLSIAIQPSQDLAGQYNVMAYFVASDISPENLKQGIDLIEAGKFLPIVSKTFKLEYAAIAQDFLAAGGVNGKVVLLVE
- a CDS encoding NAD(P)H-binding protein, producing MNTKKVIVAGATGFLGSQIVKELLQQGAEVTAMVRASSNRSELTQIGVKNFVVGDMMDAASLRQALLPKHGFDIIVASAAGYTRRKKSDSAATDTIGYQNLVDATKEAGIPRFVLISILESDKARSVPHFHNKYLIEQYLKKKNQPFIALRPGAFLDQTPDFIINKIKKGILPTFLSGSYGIIYTPQLARYTALAAVVLSNSELNTSIDVGWDRPVNEQILAAAFSSVLKKEIKTEPVIPAFVLKFVLPLVARFNDNIKDMVEMIKWIDKGIYISTNPQKQKELFGELPTPEQSVREYCRDKGLI
- a CDS encoding alkene reductase, whose amino-acid sequence is MKLLEKVTLGKQTLKNAMAMAPMTRSRANSAGVVSDLTVLYYTQRASAGLLLTEAINISEQALGSPLTPSLYNQEQIDAWKKVNKSVHDNGGVIYAQLWHTGRVGHSVDRDGKLPVAPSAIGIKGQQHFTSQGMKDYETPQELTVLQIKEIVKDYGQAAKNAIEAGFDGVELHAAFGYLPNQFLSESANLRTDEYGGSVENRNRFVLEVMHELVTAIGSDKVGIKLSPTVYYNNIENSDPEAQFKPLIQALNELPLSYIHLMNGMLPLDNHPNYPKNAVETFGSISKHLVIANAGFNKETGEAELEKGIAKIIAYGSLFLANPDLPRRFELNAEFNQLDHATMYGGGEHGYTDYPLLKD
- a CDS encoding helix-turn-helix domain-containing protein, which translates into the protein MEIPNSLGEGYVRKIEFGSDFKLTIHRYTLKEDLIIKRNPSPETSSVRTFFFYNTKQDLEVKYENEENIPFSQKNDASILLSTNDLRTKIHFPANISIQYVVVAIAADRLRAILSIENPNSTIKTITAENASFLFFESLDTEMQLLLKNIVSVDMNNSMNNFYVQIKVQELMYLLFSKLSLRENTTFKSINSNDAEKLLNVRNEILKDLSTPPVLNQLAIIASMSETKLKQLFKQTFGDTIYNYYQKARMEEAAFLLKQAKHSVSEVGYELGFSNLSHFSRLFEKQYGITPKKFSYTS